A genomic region of Anas platyrhynchos isolate ZD024472 breed Pekin duck chromosome 19, IASCAAS_PekinDuck_T2T, whole genome shotgun sequence contains the following coding sequences:
- the CDC42EP4 gene encoding cdc42 effector protein 4, producing the protein MPILKQLVSNSAHSKRRSRADLTAEMISAPLGDFRHTMHVGRAGDAFGDTSFLTSKAGEPGPEAGEEQGASKPSLLSRRFRSSKRSQSVTRGDRRDMLGSLRDSALFVKNAVSLPQLNEKEVDRSAGQLPKSLSSSPVKKLPEEMSPEEQQRLNGAAAGPLSPSLDERDFGDITELPVVVAKSGAGMKHAESIMSFHIDLGPSMLGDVLSIMDKEQWEQDEDPEAEESREEVAAALPGSPVASQSQSPSRSVSRGPRDSSSASSCASGPEERSPLPGAQSQRGPPKRPDKEFSFADEDDDEIRV; encoded by the coding sequence ATGCCCATCCTCAAGCAGCTCGTCTCCAACTCGGCCCACTCCAAGCGGCGCTCGCGGGCCGACCTGACGGCCGAGATGATCAGCGCGCCGCTGGGGGACTTTCGGCACACCATGCACGTGGGCCGGGCCGGGGACGCTTTTGGGGACACCTCCTTCCTCACCAGCAAAGCCGGGGAGCCCGGGCCGGAGGCGGGCGAGGAGCAGGGAGCCTCCAAACCCAGCCTCCTGTCCCGTCGCTTCCGCAGCAGCAAGCGCTCGCAGTCGGTGACGCGGGGTGACCGGCGCGACATGCTGGGCTCGCTGCGGGACTCGGCGCTCTTCGTGAAGAACGCCGTGTCCCTGCCCCAGCTCAACGAGAAGGAGGTGGACAGGAGCGCGGGGCAGCTGCCCAAAAGCCTCTCCTCCAGCCCCGTCAAGAAGCTGCCGGAGGAGATGAGCCCCGAAGAGCAGCAGCGCCTCAACGGGGCGGCCGCCGGGCCGCTGAGCCCCAGCTTGGACGAGCGCGACTTCGGGGACATCACGGAGCTGCCCGTGGTGGTGGCCAAGAGCGGGGCGGGCATGAAGCACGCCGAGTCCATCATGTCCTTCCACATCGACCTGGGGCCCTCCATGCTGGGCGACGTCCTGAGCATCATGGATAAGGAGCAGTGGGAGCAGGACGAAGACCCCGAGGCGGAGGAGAGCCGCGAGGAGGTGGCGgctgccctgcccggctcccCGGTGGCCTCGCAGAGCCAGAGCCCGTCCCGCAGCGTGTCCCGCGGCCCCAGGGACAGCAGCTCGGCGTCCAGCTGCGCCTCGGGGCCGGAGGAGCGCAGCCCCCTCCCAGGAGCACAGAGCCAGCGGGGCCCCCCGAAGCGCCCCGACAAGGAGTTCTCATTTGccgacgaagatgacgacgagaTCAGGGTATAA